One candidate division Zixibacteria bacterium HGW-Zixibacteria-1 DNA window includes the following coding sequences:
- a CDS encoding basic amino acid ABC transporter substrate-binding protein: MTRKFIITIFIALFVFGCAGEKDIPVWKEKSVLLVGTDATYPPFELVNTDSGLPEGFDMDIIGAICRVNGWTPEFIITPFDGIIPGLKNHKYDCIISAMTITPQREASVSFSKSYYLAGQIVAVSLGDSVIKSVDDLRGRKVGVQLGTTGERMAKSLEGLTVFSFDNIGAAFIDMENGHIDAVLNDYPTTMAYIKSQGRAKTVGELLSTEHYGIAVRKDDAELLGKIDSALELIQEKGEYDRLESKWFGHSNDSD; the protein is encoded by the coding sequence ATGACCAGAAAGTTTATTATTACCATATTTATTGCCCTGTTTGTGTTCGGGTGCGCCGGGGAGAAAGATATTCCGGTCTGGAAGGAGAAATCGGTCCTGTTAGTGGGTACCGATGCCACCTATCCGCCCTTTGAACTGGTCAATACCGACAGCGGCCTGCCCGAAGGATTCGATATGGATATTATCGGCGCCATCTGCCGCGTGAACGGCTGGACACCGGAGTTTATCATTACCCCATTTGACGGCATCATTCCCGGTCTGAAGAACCACAAATATGACTGTATAATTTCGGCCATGACGATAACCCCGCAGAGGGAAGCTTCCGTTTCATTCTCGAAGTCTTATTATCTGGCCGGACAAATTGTGGCGGTGTCACTGGGAGATTCGGTCATTAAATCGGTGGATGATCTTCGGGGCCGCAAAGTGGGCGTCCAGTTGGGCACGACCGGCGAAAGGATGGCCAAATCGCTGGAGGGGCTGACCGTCTTTTCCTTTGATAATATCGGCGCGGCCTTTATCGATATGGAAAACGGACATATCGACGCCGTCCTCAATGATTATCCGACCACCATGGCATATATTAAAAGCCAGGGTCGTGCGAAAACGGTGGGAGAGCTGTTATCGACCGAGCATTATGGTATTGCGGTGCGCAAGGATGATGCCGAGCTCCTGGGCAAGATAGATTCGGCGCTTGAATTGATTCAGGAAAAGGGCGAATACGATCGGCTGGAGAGCAAATGGTTCGGTCATTCCAATGACTCGGACTAG